CGAACTTTGTTTGGAAGAAGAGGAGTACGAAAACTTACCGGAGTTTGTAGGTATCCAAAAGGTAGTAAAATAATACCAAAAGTACCTGCTGTTACAGGCAGTGAAGTTATTCATGCTCTTGAGAAAGTGGGCTTTCAAGTAGTTCGACAAAAGGGTATTTATGTCAGAATGCAGCATGAAGACGGAAGAGTAGTGACGATTCCCGTTCATGCTGGTAAAAATGTCGGCAGAGGTTTACTACGTAAAATCTTACGTGATGCCAAGATGACAAGAGAAGAGTTTATAGACCTGCTTTGAAGAAAATGCTTTCCAGCCGCTTTATCGAAGCACTGACTTACGCTACAGAACTCCATGCAAAGCAAGTGCGTAAAAGTTCCGGCGTGCCTTATATTTCTCACCTGCTAGGCGTAACCAGTATTGCCTTAGAATATGGAGCAAACGAAGATGAAGCGATCGCAGCTTTACTCCACGATGCAATTGAAGACCAAGGGGGTGCGGCGACAAGAGAAGAAATTCGCCGTCGTTTTGGCGATACAGTTACCGCGATTGTAGACGGTTGCACCGACGCAGAAACAATCCCCAAACCACCTTGGAGACAGCGCAAGGAAGCTTATATCGCCACTATTCCTCAAGCATCCCCATCGATAATTTTAGTCTCAGCTGCCGACAAACTACACAACGCCAGGTCGATCTTAAAAGACTATCGCACTTTAGGCAAAACCGTATGGGAACGATTTAAAGGTGGTAAAGACGGTACGCTATGGTACTATCGCGCCGTTGTCGAAGCTTTTATCGCTAGAGAAAAGACACCTTTAATTAAAGAATTAGAACGAGTCGTTGCAGAATTAGAACAACTAGTGAAGGATGATAATAGGTAATTGGTAGTTGGTATTTGGTAGTTGCGAATCACCTATTACCTATTACCCATTACCCATTACCTCTGCTTATGGCAAACGTCCGTCTAGAAGATATTAAGCGCCGATTTAATAATGTCACTGCGATCGAAGATATTACATTTGAAGTTCCCGATGGAGAATTTTGGGTACTGGTGGGACCTTCGGGATGCGGTAAGTCCACGATTTTGAGGACGATCGCGGGATTAGAAACAGCTACATCTGGCAAACTCTATATTGGGGACACGCTGATGAATGATATCCCCGCCAGACAGCGCGATGTCGCGATGGTATTTCAAAATTACGCCCTCTACCCTCACATGACGGTAGCAGAAAATATCGCCTTCGGATTGCAAATGCGGCAAGTCGATCGCAAAATTATCAGAGAACGAGTAGAGACAGTAGCGCGATCGCTTTCTTTAGAAAATCTACTCGATCGCAAACCCAAACAACTATCGGGGGGACAGCAACAACGGGTAGCATTAGGTAGAGCGATCGCGCGTCAGCCACAAGTATTTTTATTAGATGAACCCCTATCGAATTTAGATGCTCAATTACGAGACGATACGCGGGCAGAATTAAAACAGTTACACGCACAATTAGGTGTAACAACTGTGTATGTCACTCACGATCAAGTTGAAGCGATGACATTAGCCGATAAAATTGTCGTATTAAATCGCGGCAAGATTCAACAAATCGGCGCACCACAGGAAGTTTATGCCCATCCAGCTAATCAGATGATAGCAACTTTTTTGGGCAACCCTCCAATGAATATTATGCCTGCTATTTATACAAATCAAGGTTTTCAGATAGGGGAACAACACATTTTTTGTCCGACAGAAATACAACAGAAATTGAATTTAGCACCAGGAAAACCTGTAGATTTAGGAATTCGTCCTGAGTGTATTTATGTCAATGAACTACTCAGCAGCCAAAACAATACACGCGACTCGCTACTCACGACTCACTTAAAAGTAGTAGAACCATTGGGAAGAGAGATTTTAATTAAAGGCAACGTACCAGGAACGAGCGTATTATTAAACGCACAAGTGAGTCCTAATGTCAATTTACGTGTAGGCGATCGCTTATCTCTGCAACTAGATCTAGATTGTTTATTTGTCTTTGAACCAACTACTGGC
This window of the Chroococcidiopsis thermalis PCC 7203 genome carries:
- a CDS encoding type II toxin-antitoxin system HicA family toxin, with amino-acid sequence MPKVPAVTGSEVIHALEKVGFQVVRQKGIYVRMQHEDGRVVTIPVHAGKNVGRGLLRKILRDAKMTREEFIDLL
- a CDS encoding HD domain-containing protein, translated to MLSSRFIEALTYATELHAKQVRKSSGVPYISHLLGVTSIALEYGANEDEAIAALLHDAIEDQGGAATREEIRRRFGDTVTAIVDGCTDAETIPKPPWRQRKEAYIATIPQASPSIILVSAADKLHNARSILKDYRTLGKTVWERFKGGKDGTLWYYRAVVEAFIAREKTPLIKELERVVAELEQLVKDDNR
- a CDS encoding ABC transporter ATP-binding protein; translation: MANVRLEDIKRRFNNVTAIEDITFEVPDGEFWVLVGPSGCGKSTILRTIAGLETATSGKLYIGDTLMNDIPARQRDVAMVFQNYALYPHMTVAENIAFGLQMRQVDRKIIRERVETVARSLSLENLLDRKPKQLSGGQQQRVALGRAIARQPQVFLLDEPLSNLDAQLRDDTRAELKQLHAQLGVTTVYVTHDQVEAMTLADKIVVLNRGKIQQIGAPQEVYAHPANQMIATFLGNPPMNIMPAIYTNQGFQIGEQHIFCPTEIQQKLNLAPGKPVDLGIRPECIYVNELLSSQNNTRDSLLTTHLKVVEPLGREILIKGNVPGTSVLLNAQVSPNVNLRVGDRLSLQLDLDCLFVFEPTTGDRLYP